One Maribacter sp. HTCC2170 genomic window, GATTTTATTGAAGCTTCGTCTTTGATGGTAATTATGAACATGGCTTTTTCTGCCCGTGTCATTGCCACATACAAAATATTAAAAGCGTCCAACTCTAGTCTATGTTGCTCTTCTTCAAATACCTTCAAGGCATTACTCCCATATTCAAGAACTTCTTTTTTCTTGCTTATTAAAACTTCATTGAATCCGTTGAATTTTGACTGATCCACTGACAACCATAATTTAGGATCTATTTCTTTGTAAATGTTTGAGTTTGCAAACGGAAATATTACAATGGGAAACTCTAACCCTTTTGATTTATGAATGCTCATTATTTTAATCGCATTCAGGTTGTTTGGCGCGGCAATACTGTATTTGTCTTTTTTCTTTTCCCAGTTGACTAAAAATGTGTTTAGGCCAGCCCCTTCTTTTTGCTCAACTTCCAAAGCAATGTCCAAAAGAAAAGTTACAGACGCGTCAGAATCAGGAATAAGGTCAAAACATTTAATTGCGAGTTCCAAACCATCATAGACCGACATTTTCTTTAGGTTCGACAATTCGAAATTATAAGTCTCTTTCAAGAAGTCATCCAAATTGTGTAAATGTGCACTAATAATGGCATGTTTGTTTTCTTTCCCTCCAGCTAAAAAGTATAGGATATTGTAGCAGGCATTCAGATCATCTTTATGACCGGTATAATGCAAAAGATTAATAAGAAACTGAACTTTGTTGTTATTTGAAATCAACAATGAATCAGGGGAAACAATCGGGATTCCCTTTTTCGTTAAAAATTCGGCCAGTAGTATACCATGCTTATTGTCCCGAACCAAAATGGCAATTTCGTTTAATGCATAAGATTTCTGCAGAATAGATTGAATGGTGGAAAAGACTTCTTCACAATACAATTCATCTAAATTCTGCTCCTGATCTTCCTCAAGAAATGTCATTTGAACCAAACCACCTTTTTTGTTGTTTGATTCTTGTTGGTTGCCCTTTTCGAATAAGTCTTGATATAGCCCGTTGTTCAAAAACGGACTGGTCCTGTTGAAAAAGTCATTGTTAAATTTTATTACATTTTCATGACTTCTATAATTTGAGGGCAGGTCGTAGGTTTTGGGTTCAACTACAAAAGGATTAGTGTGTTCATTGACCAAACTTAAAAATTGTTCTGCTCTACCACCCCGCCAACGATATATAGCTTGTTTTGCATCGCCGACCAAAAACAAAGAGCCGCTATTGCCTTGTGTATCTTCCCCTTCCAAAGCATTGCTTATCAAAGGTACAAGATTGTTCCATTGAAGTTCAGAGGTGTCTTGAAATTCATCAATGAAATAATGCCGATATTTTTCTCCCAAACGTTCATAAATAAAAGGCGCAGGTTGGTTTTTTATTTCATTTGAAATTATCGTGTTGAATTCTGAAATTGATAATAGCCTGCGCTCTTCTTGAATGTTTTTCACTTCTTTTTGAATTGCGTTCAATACGGTTAAAGGCAAAAGGTTTTTGTAAATGTTTTGCAAGAAAAGTGTTTGATGAAATATATCTTTGATCCTATTGAAAATTGAAATGAACTGTGGATGTAGATTATCTAAAATGGTCTTAATATCCTCGGGGCAGGTTTTTGTGTAAAGGGGGGTAGTTTCAAAGTTTTGTTTCCAACCAGCATTAAAGTCAAAGTCAATTTCACCATTTGCTATCTTCATCATGAATTTAGGGAAATAACCAGATTTGAAATTTTCGATTACCAAACCATTATTCTCAATTGTCATAATAACTTCAGAGGCTTTTTGAATCAACTCTTGCTTGAAGTCCTGAATGTTTTCAGAAAGAATTTTCTTTAGCTCTTCAAAATCAGAAACCTCTTTGTCCTTGATAAGACTTAAATGTTTGGCATTGGTTTCATTGAAAAGAAGTTTGCCAATTTTGTTCAGATCAAAAGAAACATCCCATGTTTTGTCTTCATTTATTTTTTCCAGGGCAAAATCCATAAGAACCTTGGTCATTTTTTTGTCCTGACCTACTTTCTCCAAAAGTTTGTCGACCGCTTCACTTAGTAATAAGTCAGTATCCAGTACTACCTCAAAGTTTTGTGCAATCTTTAGGTCTTTGGCGAAGGTCCTGATGATTCTATGCGTAAACTTATCTATAGTCGAAATATCAAAGAAACCGTAGTTATGTAAAATGTCTTTAAGTGTTCTTTTGGCTTTTTTCCGAAGTGCATCAACTTCTAAATCGAGTTCGGACATAAGGTCACTAAACAATACAGATGCATTGCCAACTTCATCAGTATTTGAAAATTCAAAAAGACTACTAAGAATCCTTTCTTTCATTTCATTAACCGCTTTATTGGTAAAAGTAATGGCTAAGATTTGACCATATGAATTAGGGGATGAGAGGACTATTTTGAGGTATTCCTTAGTCAGAGTATGGGTCTTACCAGAACCGGCAGAAGCATTGAATATTTTGAATGGATTACCTGACACGTATTTTTAAATGCAAATTACATATTCTAAAATTGTTCTTAACAAATTATTATCTCAATATATCTATCAAAAAATGTAAATTTGAGAAACATTATATTCTAACATAAAAATTACGACTATGGCTTTTGAACTACCAAAATTACCTTATGCATATGATGCATTGGAACCACATATTGATGCCAGAACTATGGAAATTCACCATACTAAACATCATAACGGATATACTAATAACCTTAATGGTGCAATAGCAGGAACAGACCTTGAAACCAAATCCATAGAGGATATCCTCGCAAATTTGGATATGGATAATGGTGCTGTTCGCAACAATGGAGGTGGTTTTTATAATCATGCGTTGTTCTGGGAAATAATGTCTCCGGATGGAGGCGGCGAACCTTCAGGTGAACTGGCTGATGCCATAAATGAGGCTTTTGGGTCATTTGAATCTTTCAAAGAAAAATTTAGTAAGGCTGCAGGCACTAGATTTGGTTCTGGATGGGCCTGGCTATGTGTACATAAAGGGGGAAAGGTAGAAGTTTGTTCTACTCCGAACCAAGATAATTCACTTATGCCAAATGTTGGTTGCGGTGGCCATCCTATTTTAGGTTTGGATGTTTGGGAACATGCATATTATTTAAACTATCAGAATAGAAGACCTGATTATGTGAACGCATTTTTCAATGTTATAAATTGGAGCAAAGTATCTGAATTATACGCTGCAAATAAGTAAGTAGGTAAAAGCAGTTATTTTAAAAGACCCGATAGAGAAATCTCTCTATCGGGTCTTTTCTTTTTAAATAGAAAAGGGCGGAGAAGCCTCCACCCTTTTCGTCCCAAATCTTACCATAAACTTAACCTACTTATGCTATGGCATGACTAAATTACTGGTATTGCGGGAAATAAAAAAGAATTTTTAACAAATTTTAGGTTTATAAAGCAGTCCACATATGTATTATGATCAATAAAAGTGAGTTTCCCCCTATTAATTATAGAGTAATAAAAAAGGTAGAGCATTGCTCCACCTTTTTCCCCAAATCTTACCATGAACTTAACCTACTTATGCTATGGTCCTCCAAACATAGGGCATTAATCAAAACACAAAAAAGGTTTTAGACAAGCTTCCTGATCTATGGTTGAAATACGTTTTCTACTGTTTAGTATTACAGGGATTATAAGAAGAGATTTGAGATGTAGATAAAAATAAAAAGGTGGAGCATTGCCCCACCTTTTTCCCCAAATCTTACCATGAACTTAACCTACTTATGCTATGGTCCTCCAAACATAGAACATTAATCAAAACACAAAAAAGGTTTTAGACAAACTTCCTGATCTATGGTTGAAATGCGTTTTCTACTGTTTAGTATTACAGGGATTGTAAGAAGAGATTTGAGATGTAGATAAAAATAAAAAGGTGGAGCATTGCCCCACCTTTTTCCCCAAATCTTACCATGAACTTAACCTACTTATGCTATGGTCCTCCAAACATAGAGCATTAATCAAAACACAAAAAAGGTTTTAGATGAAAACCCATATCCTTGGATAAAGTGTAAGGTCAGATAAAAATATCACTTTGATATTTTGTCGAATATGGAAATAGCAGGGAATGGGAATAGGTGTCATACGTGAGCAAAATAAAAAAGGTGGAGAAGTCTCCACCTTTTTTGCCCCAAATCTTACCATGAACTTAACCTACTTATGCTATGGCAAGTCTAAAGTAGGCGGGCATGGTTCCATACGGACTAAAAACCCGTTCAAATGCATATATTATCGATGAACTACACAATATTGTGTAGTTCATCGATAAAAGGTTTAATAGGCCCTTTCATTTTTTCCCTCAAAAAAGTTGATAAATGCTTGGTTTACCACCCTGTTGCCTCCGGGTGTTGGGTAGTTTCCAGTAAAGTACCAATCCCCTAAATTTTTTGGGCAGGCTTCATGTAGGCTTTCGATGGTCTGATAAATAATTTTTACCTCTGCTTTAATACCTTTTGGGCTTAAAAGTTCACCGATTTTTGCAGAAATCTGGTCGGCAGTAAATGGGGCATAGAAATCTTTTACATAATTAACTACATCATTGTCATGCGAGTTGGCTTGTTCTTTACATTTCTGATATATCTTTTCAACTACATCCAAACTACTTTGGTCTTTGTGTAGCGCCAATGCTGCTCTAAAAGCGGCAAAATCCTCTAATTTTGCCATATCAATTCCGTAACAGTCTGGGTACCGAATTTGAGGGGCAGAAGAAACAACGATTATTTTTTTCGGAGATAACCTATCCAATATTCTAAGAATGCTTTTCTTAAGTGTTGTACCACGTACAATACTGTCATCAATTATGACGAGATTATCATCTTTATCCACAGAGCCATATGAAATGTCATAAACATGGGCCACAAGGTCATCCCTGCTACTATCTTGGGTAATAAAGGTCCTAAGTTTGGCATCTTTTATGGCCACTTTTTCGATTCTGGGTCTCACAGCCAAAATATTGTGTAATTCTTCCCTAGTAATTTTTGTGCCAATCGATAGTATCTGTTCTTCCTTTTTTTGGTTCAAATAGTTTTGTGCCTCCTTGACCATTCCAAAAAATGAGGTCTCAGCTGTATTCGGTATATAAGAAAAAACGGTCTTCTTTATATTATGGTCAATGGCATCTAAAATTTGGGGAAATAAAAGTTTCCCGAGCTCTTTTCTTTCTTGATAAATTTCTTTATCACTTCCTCTCGAAAAATAGATGCGCTCAAAAGAACATGCTTTTCTTTCTTTCGGCTTTAAAACTTCCTGAATTGAAGAACTTCCGTCTTTTTTAATAATGATTGCACTTCCTGGGTCCAGTTCACTAACTTTTTCAAAAGGAACATTAAACACGGTTTGAATCGCCGGCCTCTCAGAAGCAACAACAACTATTTCATCATCTTTATAGTAATAAGCTGGTCTTATTCCTGATGGGTCTCTAAGGACAAATGCATCACCATGGCCCAACATTCCTGCCATCGTATACCCGCCATCAAAATTTTTGGCCGCCCTTCTTAGAATTTTCCTCAATTTCAATCGTTCAGCAATCAAAGGGGAAGCCTCAAGTTTATTATACCCTTCTTTCTTTATTTGCTTATATAACTTTGCAACTGCGTCATCCAAAAAATGACCAATTTTTTCCATAACTGTTACAGTATCCGCCATTTCTTTTGGATGTTGGCCTAACTGAACAAGGTTGTCAAATAGCTCATGAACATTGGTCATGTTAAAATTACCGGCAACAATAAGGTTGCGATGCATCCAATTATTCTGTCTTAGAAAAGGATGCACACTTTCTATACTGTTCTTTCCGAAAGTACCATAACGCACATGACCTAAAAGTACTTCACCTATATATGGAAT contains:
- a CDS encoding superoxide dismutase, yielding MAFELPKLPYAYDALEPHIDARTMEIHHTKHHNGYTNNLNGAIAGTDLETKSIEDILANLDMDNGAVRNNGGGFYNHALFWEIMSPDGGGEPSGELADAINEAFGSFESFKEKFSKAAGTRFGSGWAWLCVHKGGKVEVCSTPNQDNSLMPNVGCGGHPILGLDVWEHAYYLNYQNRRPDYVNAFFNVINWSKVSELYAANK
- a CDS encoding amidophosphoribosyltransferase; translation: MSDAIKHECGISVIRLLKPLEYYKEKYGTAFYGVNKMYLMMEKQHNRGQDGAGFASIKLDMDAGERYMSRVRSIQKQPIQDIFDQINDRINTAFVEHPEYKDDVAAQKKNIPYIGEVLLGHVRYGTFGKNSIESVHPFLRQNNWMHRNLIVAGNFNMTNVHELFDNLVQLGQHPKEMADTVTVMEKIGHFLDDAVAKLYKQIKKEGYNKLEASPLIAERLKLRKILRRAAKNFDGGYTMAGMLGHGDAFVLRDPSGIRPAYYYKDDEIVVVASERPAIQTVFNVPFEKVSELDPGSAIIIKKDGSSSIQEVLKPKERKACSFERIYFSRGSDKEIYQERKELGKLLFPQILDAIDHNIKKTVFSYIPNTAETSFFGMVKEAQNYLNQKKEEQILSIGTKITREELHNILAVRPRIEKVAIKDAKLRTFITQDSSRDDLVAHVYDISYGSVDKDDNLVIIDDSIVRGTTLKKSILRILDRLSPKKIIVVSSAPQIRYPDCYGIDMAKLEDFAAFRAALALHKDQSSLDVVEKIYQKCKEQANSHDNDVVNYVKDFYAPFTADQISAKIGELLSPKGIKAEVKIIYQTIESLHEACPKNLGDWYFTGNYPTPGGNRVVNQAFINFFEGKNERAY
- a CDS encoding UvrD-helicase domain-containing protein, encoding MSGNPFKIFNASAGSGKTHTLTKEYLKIVLSSPNSYGQILAITFTNKAVNEMKERILSSLFEFSNTDEVGNASVLFSDLMSELDLEVDALRKKAKRTLKDILHNYGFFDISTIDKFTHRIIRTFAKDLKIAQNFEVVLDTDLLLSEAVDKLLEKVGQDKKMTKVLMDFALEKINEDKTWDVSFDLNKIGKLLFNETNAKHLSLIKDKEVSDFEELKKILSENIQDFKQELIQKASEVIMTIENNGLVIENFKSGYFPKFMMKIANGEIDFDFNAGWKQNFETTPLYTKTCPEDIKTILDNLHPQFISIFNRIKDIFHQTLFLQNIYKNLLPLTVLNAIQKEVKNIQEERRLLSISEFNTIISNEIKNQPAPFIYERLGEKYRHYFIDEFQDTSELQWNNLVPLISNALEGEDTQGNSGSLFLVGDAKQAIYRWRGGRAEQFLSLVNEHTNPFVVEPKTYDLPSNYRSHENVIKFNNDFFNRTSPFLNNGLYQDLFEKGNQQESNNKKGGLVQMTFLEEDQEQNLDELYCEEVFSTIQSILQKSYALNEIAILVRDNKHGILLAEFLTKKGIPIVSPDSLLISNNNKVQFLINLLHYTGHKDDLNACYNILYFLAGGKENKHAIISAHLHNLDDFLKETYNFELSNLKKMSVYDGLELAIKCFDLIPDSDASVTFLLDIALEVEQKEGAGLNTFLVNWEKKKDKYSIAAPNNLNAIKIMSIHKSKGLEFPIVIFPFANSNIYKEIDPKLWLSVDQSKFNGFNEVLISKKKEVLEYGSNALKVFEEEQHRLELDAFNILYVAMTRAEKAMFIITIKDEASIKSNRKTHYSDVFIHYLKTKNLWNSTDLIYTFGSLKINPNIQEDLSLEKSFPFEYSNKDNPNFSIMTKAGLLWDTKQEKALLRGNLIHYIMGLIETSVDIDLVFKDLEQKGAINDEETAPLREKVLNVVNHVNLKKYYSKGVVVKNEKEIITKNGEILRPDRVIINEGKATIIDYKTGKENASYSRQLNSYATALEDMGYKIKDKIIAYINDQITIEYI